A window of the Mus pahari chromosome 1, PAHARI_EIJ_v1.1, whole genome shotgun sequence genome harbors these coding sequences:
- the Nudt19 gene encoding nucleoside diphosphate-linked moiety X motif 19 → MSGPSSWRRAATLMLAAGWTHSSPAGFRLLLLQRAQNQRFMPGAHVFPGGVLDAADSSPDWVRLFAPRHAPPRFGLGPEPPRQPPFPGLSHGDKDPAALPDDVALRICAIRETFEEAGVLLLRPRDAAPASPEPSLALSPPAGLAEWRSRVRSDPRCFLQLCAHLDCTPDIWALHDWGGWLTPYGRSSRRFDTTFLLCCLRDTPRVEPDLAEVVGYQWLSPSEATECFLSKEIWLAPPQFYEMRRLENFASLSALYRFCSDRPLEVAEKWLPIILLTSDGSIHLLPGDELYVKDSDFLEKNMSTDKKTEEIVKEGKVLNRIVIHSPHVYDIYMTLQSENKHVYPRKYVANKSCTAHL, encoded by the exons ATGAGCGGCCCGAGCAGCTGGCGGCGGGCAGCCACCTTGATGTTGGCCGCAGGCTGGACGCACTCGAGCCCCGCAGGCTTCCGGCTGCTGCTTCTCCAGCGAGCGCAAAACCAGCGCTTCATGCCCGGCGCGCACGTCTTCCCGGGCGGCGTGCTGGACGCGGCCGACAGCTCGCCCGACTGGGTGCGTCTGTTCGCGCCTCGGCACGCGCCGCCGCGCTTCGGCCTAGGCCCGGAGCCGCCTCGGCAACCCCCCTTCCCCGGGCTGTCCCACGGCGACAAGGACCCCGCGGCGCTGCCCGATGACGTAGCGCTGCGCATCTGTGCCATCCGCGAAACCTTCGAGGAGGCGGGGGTGCTACTGCTGCGGCCACGGGACGCGGCTCCGGCTTCTCCGGAGCCCAGTCTGGCGCTGTCGCCTCCGGCCGGCCTGGCCGAATGGCGCTCGCGCGTGCGCAGTGACCCGCGCTGCTTCCTCCAGCTGTGCGCGCACCTGGACTGTACGCCTGACATCTGGGCGCTGCACGACTGGGGCGGCTGGCTCACTCCGTATGGGCGAAGCAGTCGCCGCTTCGACACCACCTTCCTCCTGTGCTGCCTGCGCGACACCCCGCGCGTGGAGCCCGACCTGGCCGAGGTGGTGGGCTACCAG TGGTTGTCCCCATCAGAGGCAACTGAATGTTTCCTATCCAAAGAAATCTGGCTGGCACCACCACAGTTCTATGAAATGAGAAGACTTGAAaactttgcctctctctctgctctgtatAGATTTTGTTCGGATCGTCCATTAGAAGTAGCTGAGAAATGGCTGCCAATAATACTTTTAACTTCTGATGGCTCCATCCATCTTCTCCCAG GAGATGAGCTGTATGTGAAAGACTCAGACTTCTTGGAAAAGAATATGTCTACTGACAAAAAGACTGAGGAAATCGTGAAGGAAGGCAAAGTACTCAACCGAATTGTGATCCACAGTCCCCATGTGTACGACATCTACATGACTCTTCAATCAGAGAATAAGCACGTGTACCCTAGGAAGTACGTAGCCAACAAGAGCTGCACTGCCCACCTGTAA